A genomic window from Paenibacillus antri includes:
- a CDS encoding VOC family protein: MRLNKASQTLLVSDVSISQEYYRDQLGFKIEGQFVERDGVSFLIKKAENKELIRPNHTVNGFMESFIWVDGNVDEFYEEFKARGAKVEEPVTRDYGMRDFLVYDLDGYRFCIGGPLNYYEK; this comes from the coding sequence ATGAGACTAAATAAAGCTTCCCAAACCTTGCTTGTATCGGATGTGAGTATATCCCAAGAGTATTACCGTGATCAACTTGGCTTCAAAATTGAAGGTCAGTTTGTAGAACGGGATGGGGTAAGTTTTTTAATCAAAAAAGCTGAGAATAAAGAATTAATTAGACCCAATCACACGGTTAACGGATTTATGGAAAGTTTCATTTGGGTCGATGGCAACGTTGATGAATTTTATGAAGAATTTAAGGCGAGAGGAGCAAAAGTTGAAGAGCCGGTCACACGAGATTACGGGATGAGGGATTTTCTTGTTTATGATTTAGATGGTTATCGCTTTTGCATTGGTGGACCATTAAACTACTATGAAAAATAA
- a CDS encoding metallophosphoesterase family protein: MNADRPLFSFSVLSDLHFMAYPDPEETPVDWVPFLTGEIAYLAGLAPRFVVCNGDLTNGKLRDYRLAMNAFRSCGMPVYYTMGNHEYYGRYEESELTSERAQARFLAMTGMPGLYYERVHEGFPFLFLSTEHYTPDGNEAGWLHEAQLTWLEERLHAHADAPTFVFLHHPLNDTVAGSEGTCLASERVQALLDRRKNVLLFSGHTHCRMDRDDQLVRKDGNVFVGGGCMYEEHPQSRWVDVYEDRAVLRLLCHRERRWLDAFEATARYEC, translated from the coding sequence ATGAACGCGGACCGGCCTTTGTTTTCCTTTTCCGTCTTATCGGATCTTCACTTCATGGCTTATCCGGACCCAGAGGAGACGCCCGTCGACTGGGTTCCCTTCCTAACGGGGGAGATCGCTTATCTCGCCGGTCTCGCTCCTCGTTTCGTGGTTTGCAACGGCGACCTGACGAACGGAAAGCTCCGGGATTACCGGCTCGCGATGAACGCCTTCCGCTCCTGCGGGATGCCCGTCTATTATACGATGGGCAATCATGAATATTACGGTCGGTACGAGGAATCGGAGCTTACGTCCGAACGGGCGCAAGCCCGGTTCCTTGCGATGACGGGCATGCCGGGGCTTTATTATGAACGGGTCCATGAGGGATTCCCCTTCCTGTTCTTGTCCACGGAGCACTATACGCCGGACGGCAACGAAGCCGGGTGGCTGCACGAAGCGCAGCTGACGTGGCTCGAGGAACGGCTGCACGCCCATGCGGACGCGCCGACGTTCGTGTTTTTGCATCATCCGCTGAACGACACCGTGGCCGGCTCGGAGGGGACGTGTCTCGCGTCCGAGCGAGTGCAGGCGCTGCTGGACCGCCGCAAGAACGTGCTGCTGTTCAGCGGCCATACCCATTGCCGCATGGACCGCGACGATCAGCTCGTTCGAAAGGACGGCAACGTCTTCGTCGGCGGCGGCTGCATGTACGAGGAGCATCCGCAGTCGCGGTGGGTAGACGTGTACGAAGACCGGGCGGTGCTGCGCCTGCTGTGTCACCGCGAACGCCGCTGGCTCGACGCGTTCGAGGCGACGGCGCGTTACGAATGCTAA
- a CDS encoding CPBP family intramembrane glutamic endopeptidase gives MNALASVRPYGKIAAASLVALGILFAFAGTYMAFGVMDEVLRDSWLLHLNNVAMGAAWVVAVAALLRRWERKSLTDLGMTLHRRDVGFLILCLFIALVVAVGFVWVLQGWSLRAVRSEAERFRELSYQALLVASVAGWFMAAFKEEVLARGFYLYQLRHLGAGAMVAVSSVFFMLLHVPAGEADVWKAASWFAGGVLYAYAYLKSGSLLVSTGMHAIHNFINELFLGQAEDFSIVTLSAPILGAEKFAYEAVVKGLLLIAVFLVYRGRPFAK, from the coding sequence ATGAACGCATTGGCGAGCGTAAGGCCGTACGGAAAGATCGCCGCCGCTTCTTTAGTCGCCCTAGGCATCCTATTCGCCTTCGCCGGGACGTATATGGCCTTCGGCGTAATGGACGAGGTGTTGCGCGATTCATGGCTCCTCCACCTGAACAACGTCGCGATGGGGGCCGCCTGGGTCGTCGCCGTAGCGGCGCTGCTTCGGCGTTGGGAGCGAAAGAGCCTGACCGATCTAGGGATGACGTTGCATCGAAGGGATGTCGGATTCCTTATCCTCTGCCTCTTCATCGCGCTGGTCGTCGCCGTCGGATTCGTGTGGGTGCTGCAAGGGTGGTCGTTGCGCGCCGTCCGGTCGGAGGCGGAGCGGTTCCGAGAGCTGTCGTACCAAGCTTTATTGGTTGCGTCCGTCGCCGGTTGGTTTATGGCGGCATTCAAAGAGGAGGTGTTGGCGAGAGGGTTTTACCTGTACCAGCTCCGGCATCTCGGCGCCGGCGCGATGGTCGCGGTCTCGTCGGTCTTCTTTATGCTGCTCCACGTCCCTGCCGGCGAGGCGGATGTATGGAAGGCTGCGAGCTGGTTCGCCGGAGGCGTTCTGTACGCGTACGCGTACCTGAAGAGCGGTTCGCTGCTCGTCTCGACGGGCATGCATGCGATTCATAATTTCATCAACGAGCTGTTCCTAGGGCAGGCGGAGGATTTCTCGATCGTAACGCTAAGCGCTCCGATCTTAGGCGCCGAGAAATTCGCGTATGAAGCCGTCGTGAAAGGACTGCTTCTGATCGCCGTGTTTCTCGTGTACCGAGGGCGTCCCTTTGCTAAGTAA
- a CDS encoding metallophosphoesterase family protein, which translates to MSDGLTLRPDGSFTIVQFTDVHWKNGDEKDFRSEALMRNVLAAEAPDLVVYTGDLIQAAHCLDPLAAIRSAVRAAEESRIPWAAVFGNHDPEGTATRLELLGALQEGSYCRMERGPEDIHGVGNYVLDVVDPSDGAEAASLYFFDSGMNAPHSVGGYDWVRSDQVEWFRAQALARRARRADASPSLAFLHIPFPEYNDVWNHRVCYGSKYEAVCCPRVNSGLFSAFVEDGTVRGVFAGHDHVNDYWGELHGVGLYYGRATGYNTYGREGFPRGARVIQLRRIEGELRLGSWLRLDDGTRVDVQEPHPPAAESWDPYIEAGV; encoded by the coding sequence ATGAGCGACGGACTTACGTTACGCCCGGACGGCAGCTTTACGATCGTGCAATTTACGGATGTACATTGGAAGAACGGAGATGAGAAGGACTTCCGCAGCGAAGCGCTGATGCGGAACGTGCTCGCGGCGGAGGCGCCCGATCTGGTCGTGTATACGGGCGACTTGATTCAAGCCGCTCATTGCCTCGACCCGCTTGCGGCCATTCGATCCGCGGTCCGCGCCGCCGAGGAGAGCCGCATTCCTTGGGCCGCCGTCTTCGGCAACCATGACCCCGAAGGGACGGCCACGCGGCTCGAGCTGCTCGGCGCTCTGCAAGAGGGCAGCTATTGCCGCATGGAACGAGGGCCCGAAGACATTCACGGCGTCGGGAATTATGTGCTCGACGTCGTCGACCCGTCCGACGGGGCGGAAGCCGCCAGTCTGTACTTCTTCGACTCGGGCATGAACGCGCCGCATTCGGTCGGCGGCTACGACTGGGTCCGATCGGATCAGGTCGAGTGGTTCCGGGCGCAAGCGCTTGCCCGACGCGCGCGGCGGGCAGACGCGTCGCCGTCTCTAGCCTTCCTCCATATCCCGTTCCCGGAATATAACGACGTCTGGAATCACCGCGTCTGCTACGGCTCTAAATACGAAGCGGTCTGCTGCCCGAGGGTCAACAGCGGACTGTTCTCCGCCTTCGTGGAGGACGGCACCGTTCGCGGCGTCTTCGCCGGGCACGATCACGTGAACGACTATTGGGGGGAGCTGCATGGCGTAGGGCTCTATTACGGTCGCGCGACGGGGTATAACACGTACGGCCGCGAGGGATTCCCGAGAGGCGCTCGCGTCATCCAGCTCCGCCGCATCGAGGGCGAGCTCCGGCTGGGAAGCTGGCTGCGCCTGGACGACGGCACGCGGGTCGACGTGCAGGAGCCCCATCCGCCCGCCGCGGAGAGTTGGGATCCGTATATCGAAGCGGGCGTATAA
- a CDS encoding ABC transporter ATP-binding protein, which produces MSVYQRFKPYVRRQRSLYVLGFIGSLFRFLIPLSVPIVIKHLFDELLQNDAIPYADKLQQLFLITAVVLTAFFFVRGPMEYVRQFFLHKANNNIIKELRTDAFRKVHTLDAKYFADRKSGEIGTRFFDDIEKIRGYMTAMFSNVWIELTVLAFVVGIMFALNARLTLLAALLVGVQFALAHLFAKRLKRTTQQMMSYRSVLSGFIFEKIQGAFLAKLFQAEQKDKEELNRHLTRYETMTDAQARVNAVSLAAVNVLSDATPFLVVLAGSMLVLDGTLTLGALIAFFAYVDRMRGPVSALVGAFPAITEGRVAMTRIFEFLDTHATIQEPNAPHELREFEGGIEFRNVSFGYLPNRRNLDNVSFTLRKGKTYAFVGESGGGKSTILQLLTRMYDAERGEVLIDGVNIKRLSLASVRRQMGIVTQESFLYSTSIKDNIRIGKLEATDEEVVAAAKLAYAHEFIAALPNGYDTEVGERGVKLSGGQKQRIALARVFLKNAPILLLDEATSALDNESEKLVQRSVQEIGRQSTVIMIAHRLSTVLHADTIFVVKGGRIVESGSHDELMGKGGYYRELYAEQNPTDLAPPPSLFPFDVAQARG; this is translated from the coding sequence ATGAGCGTCTACCAACGATTCAAGCCGTATGTGCGGAGGCAGCGCAGCCTCTATGTCTTAGGGTTTATCGGAAGCCTCTTCCGCTTCCTCATTCCGCTGTCCGTGCCGATCGTCATCAAGCATTTGTTCGACGAGCTGCTCCAGAACGACGCGATTCCGTACGCCGACAAGCTGCAGCAGCTGTTCCTCATCACGGCGGTCGTGCTGACGGCTTTCTTCTTCGTGCGGGGACCGATGGAATACGTCAGGCAGTTTTTCCTGCACAAGGCGAACAACAATATCATTAAAGAGCTGCGGACGGACGCGTTCCGCAAGGTGCATACGCTGGACGCGAAATACTTCGCGGATCGGAAGAGCGGAGAGATCGGCACCCGGTTTTTCGACGACATCGAAAAAATCAGAGGCTACATGACCGCGATGTTTTCGAACGTGTGGATCGAGCTGACCGTGCTCGCCTTCGTCGTCGGCATCATGTTCGCGCTGAACGCAAGGCTGACGCTGCTGGCCGCGCTGCTCGTCGGCGTCCAGTTCGCGCTGGCGCATCTGTTCGCGAAGCGGCTGAAGCGCACGACGCAGCAGATGATGAGCTACCGGTCGGTGCTCAGCGGGTTCATTTTCGAGAAAATACAGGGGGCCTTCCTCGCGAAGCTGTTCCAAGCCGAACAGAAGGATAAAGAAGAATTGAACCGGCATCTGACCCGGTACGAAACGATGACGGACGCCCAAGCGCGGGTGAACGCCGTGTCGCTCGCCGCGGTGAACGTCTTAAGCGACGCGACGCCGTTCCTCGTCGTGCTGGCCGGGAGCATGCTCGTCCTTGACGGCACCTTAACGCTCGGCGCCCTGATCGCGTTCTTCGCTTACGTCGACCGGATGCGGGGACCGGTGTCCGCGCTCGTCGGAGCGTTCCCCGCCATAACGGAAGGCCGCGTCGCCATGACGCGCATCTTCGAGTTTCTAGACACGCACGCGACGATCCAAGAACCGAATGCCCCGCACGAGCTTCGCGAGTTCGAAGGCGGCATCGAGTTCCGGAACGTATCCTTCGGCTATCTCCCGAACCGCCGCAATCTCGATAACGTGTCGTTCACGCTCCGCAAAGGGAAGACGTACGCGTTCGTCGGAGAGAGCGGGGGCGGCAAGAGCACGATTCTGCAGCTGCTTACCCGGATGTACGACGCGGAGCGCGGGGAAGTGCTCATCGACGGAGTAAACATCAAACGTCTGTCGCTTGCGAGCGTGAGGCGGCAGATGGGGATCGTCACGCAGGAGAGCTTTCTATACAGCACGTCGATCAAGGACAACATTCGGATCGGGAAGCTCGAGGCGACCGACGAAGAAGTGGTCGCTGCGGCGAAGCTGGCGTATGCGCATGAGTTTATCGCCGCCTTGCCGAACGGATACGACACCGAGGTCGGCGAGCGGGGCGTGAAGCTGTCCGGCGGGCAGAAGCAGCGGATCGCGCTGGCGCGGGTGTTTTTGAAGAACGCTCCCATCTTGCTCCTGGACGAAGCGACGAGCGCGCTGGACAACGAGAGCGAGAAGCTCGTGCAGCGGTCGGTGCAAGAGATCGGCCGGCAATCGACCGTCATCATGATCGCGCATCGGCTGTCGACCGTGCTCCATGCGGATACGATCTTCGTCGTGAAGGGCGGCCGCATCGTCGAAAGCGGGAGCCACGACGAATTAATGGGAAAAGGCGGGTATTACCGAGAGCTGTATGCGGAGCAAAACCCAACAGATCTGGCGCCGCCGCCGTCGCTCTTCCCGTTCGACGTCGCCCAGGCGAGGGGGTAG
- a CDS encoding AraC family transcriptional regulator, whose product MNRKRSYFLNNISFRHKLLYYSLLLSIVPILILGAVSSYIASMSMQKEVDRHHQILLQHLQRQIDDFYREADRVSVQLATQESVVQAMRLGPSMAHYEETRAAIDEVARMRASAPFPYDVSLVFTSFDMVYSNLYGLVPLSDFPLSGESGVVDPDPIGSTLLYPERAAERNEIVLVRPVPVFTTPSYGSIVLHVPIDALIRQLEQFQTGSGRELYIVDRHGRVIADNVVDESKRAAFFPPDAFERSAYASADGTAYRLSSLDSELSDWSFVALTPESQLTDKSKRIQIVTAWMALALALVWGLIAFLGSRRLYSPIKRLFQRVSQQTQTQAHEPSSKDLVAVEAYIQRMEKQNKDLQQQWNSNLPHIQENLLLGLLWGVTSEEEFLKHPGAGGLLQRRKYCVGVVEWDDSSSFRRRFGERDRALFMFAFRKIVEELCVEYSTPDIAITIASPNPEQIALIVGTDGEPERVAASFEPLAKQMREIVQKYLKNTITVTFSATRIGIGAIPGLYQEARSLLEFRMLLGPNLTISHRDIERSAPLLERQWIRELKNIATAAALAQTERAREELDAFVEALPARITDVQTARGLLSYFIGELAHQLHEIGADANDIFEENLYQRISRFHTVYEAAAWLREEVFPAIASRLREERDEKSRIDQVLQYIHAHFETDLSLQQLADIARLSPTQLSRMFKEVTGVPYADYLIAYRMEKAKYWLEHSDLPIKTIAERLRYTTVQNFTRIFKQVVGVPPAQYRRTLRGA is encoded by the coding sequence GTGAATAGGAAGCGCTCCTATTTTTTGAACAATATTTCGTTTCGACATAAGCTTCTCTACTATTCTTTGCTCTTGAGCATCGTGCCCATATTAATATTAGGGGCGGTATCCTCGTATATCGCCTCTATGAGCATGCAGAAGGAAGTCGACCGCCATCACCAGATTTTATTGCAGCATCTGCAGCGGCAGATCGACGACTTTTACAGAGAGGCCGATCGCGTCTCCGTCCAGCTGGCTACGCAGGAGTCGGTCGTACAGGCGATGCGGCTCGGTCCGTCGATGGCGCATTACGAGGAGACGCGGGCGGCGATCGACGAAGTGGCGCGAATGCGGGCGTCCGCTCCGTTCCCGTATGACGTATCGCTCGTATTCACGAGCTTCGACATGGTGTATTCGAACTTGTACGGCTTGGTGCCGTTGTCGGACTTCCCGTTATCCGGCGAGAGCGGCGTGGTCGACCCGGATCCGATCGGTTCGACGCTGCTGTACCCCGAACGCGCCGCGGAGCGGAACGAGATCGTCTTGGTGCGGCCGGTGCCGGTATTCACGACGCCGTCATACGGGTCGATCGTGCTGCATGTGCCGATCGACGCTTTGATTCGGCAGCTGGAGCAGTTCCAAACCGGCTCGGGGCGAGAGCTGTACATCGTCGACCGGCACGGAAGGGTCATCGCGGACAACGTCGTCGACGAGTCGAAGCGCGCGGCGTTCTTCCCGCCGGACGCGTTCGAGCGGAGCGCGTATGCATCGGCGGACGGCACGGCCTATCGGCTGAGCTCGCTCGATTCCGAATTGTCGGATTGGTCGTTCGTCGCCTTGACGCCGGAGAGCCAGCTGACCGATAAATCGAAGCGCATCCAAATCGTGACGGCTTGGATGGCGCTCGCTCTTGCGCTCGTGTGGGGGCTGATCGCCTTCCTCGGCTCGCGGCGGCTGTACTCGCCGATCAAGCGGCTGTTCCAGCGCGTCTCGCAGCAAACCCAGACACAGGCGCATGAGCCGTCGTCGAAGGATCTGGTTGCGGTGGAAGCCTATATCCAGCGCATGGAGAAGCAAAACAAAGATTTGCAGCAGCAATGGAACAGCAATCTGCCGCATATTCAGGAAAACTTGCTCTTAGGTCTTCTATGGGGCGTGACGTCCGAGGAGGAGTTCCTCAAGCATCCGGGCGCCGGCGGATTGCTTCAGCGCCGCAAGTATTGCGTCGGCGTCGTGGAGTGGGACGACTCGTCGTCGTTCCGCCGCAGGTTCGGCGAGCGCGATCGAGCGCTGTTCATGTTCGCGTTCCGGAAAATCGTGGAGGAGCTATGCGTCGAATATTCGACGCCGGACATCGCGATTACGATCGCGTCGCCGAACCCCGAGCAGATCGCGCTGATCGTCGGGACGGACGGCGAGCCGGAAAGGGTGGCGGCTTCGTTCGAGCCGCTCGCGAAGCAGATGCGGGAGATCGTGCAGAAATATTTGAAGAATACGATCACGGTCACGTTCAGCGCGACGCGGATCGGCATCGGCGCCATCCCCGGCTTATACCAGGAAGCGCGGTCGCTGCTCGAGTTCCGCATGCTGCTCGGACCGAATCTGACGATTTCGCATCGCGATATCGAGCGGTCGGCGCCGCTGCTCGAACGGCAATGGATTCGCGAGCTGAAGAACATCGCCACCGCCGCGGCGCTCGCGCAGACGGAGCGCGCCCGAGAAGAGCTGGACGCCTTCGTCGAAGCGCTGCCGGCCCGGATTACGGACGTGCAGACCGCGAGGGGGCTGCTGTCGTATTTCATCGGGGAGCTCGCGCATCAGCTGCACGAGATCGGGGCGGACGCGAACGACATTTTCGAAGAAAATTTGTATCAACGCATCTCTCGCTTTCACACCGTGTACGAAGCGGCCGCTTGGCTGCGGGAAGAGGTGTTTCCGGCGATCGCGTCGCGGCTTCGCGAGGAGCGGGACGAGAAGAGCCGCATCGATCAGGTGCTGCAGTATATCCATGCGCACTTCGAAACCGACCTGTCGCTGCAGCAGCTCGCGGACATCGCGCGGCTGAGTCCCACGCAGCTCAGCCGCATGTTCAAGGAGGTTACCGGCGTCCCCTATGCGGACTACTTGATCGCCTACCGGATGGAGAAAGCGAAGTATTGGCTCGAGCATTCCGATCTGCCGATCAAGACGATCGCGGAACGGCTACGATATACGACGGTTCAGAACTTCACACGCATCTTCAAGCAGGTGGTCGGCGTGCCGCCTGCGCAGTATCGCAGAACGCTTCGAGGCGCGTGA
- a CDS encoding DeoR/GlpR family DNA-binding transcription regulator, which translates to MLQEERLAEVLRLLREKGTVKIQELTERFGVTRETVRRDLYELERLGHVRKVHGGATLHKTGVEPAYSERADSLVAEKQAIAKRCADLVEAGDSLFIDVGTTALLFARQLHAHRELRIITNSVPVAMELAHHPSAKVILCGGFIRPGDLSVSGAPARHALETFFADKAFIGVGGLSANGLTDYHVEEADLRRLMMQRAKETIAMADSTKLGVTAFHRVAAAEELSVLVTDREADPAMLQFLAESGVQVIVADGETDGGRAKLNSPRKREGSSE; encoded by the coding sequence ATGCTCCAGGAGGAACGGCTGGCCGAGGTGCTGCGTCTGCTTCGCGAGAAGGGGACGGTGAAAATTCAGGAGTTGACCGAACGCTTCGGCGTCACCCGGGAGACGGTCCGGAGAGATCTCTACGAATTGGAGCGGCTCGGCCATGTCCGGAAGGTGCACGGCGGCGCGACGCTGCACAAGACGGGCGTCGAACCGGCGTACTCCGAACGGGCGGACTCCCTGGTCGCGGAGAAGCAGGCCATCGCGAAGCGATGCGCCGACTTGGTCGAGGCGGGCGATTCGCTGTTTATCGACGTCGGTACGACGGCCCTTCTGTTCGCAAGACAATTGCACGCGCACCGCGAGCTTCGGATCATTACGAATTCGGTGCCCGTCGCGATGGAATTGGCGCATCATCCCTCCGCCAAGGTCATCTTGTGCGGCGGCTTCATCCGTCCGGGGGATTTGTCCGTATCCGGCGCGCCGGCCCGCCACGCGCTGGAGACGTTCTTCGCCGATAAGGCGTTCATCGGGGTGGGGGGGCTTTCCGCGAACGGGCTTACCGATTATCATGTGGAAGAGGCCGATCTTCGCCGCCTGATGATGCAGCGGGCGAAGGAGACGATCGCGATGGCCGATTCCACGAAGCTGGGCGTCACGGCGTTCCATCGCGTCGCGGCGGCGGAGGAGTTGTCCGTTCTCGTGACGGATCGCGAAGCCGACCCCGCCATGCTGCAATTCCTCGCCGAATCCGGCGTACAGGTCATCGTGGCCGACGGAGAGACGGACGGAGGCCGCGCGAAGCTCAATTCACCGAGAAAGCGGGAGGGTTCGAGTGAATAG
- a CDS encoding DUF2306 domain-containing protein, with translation MQLTFDILRGVHIFGGFLALAVFWIPIVTKKGGRAHNRAGRMYVVAMGGVSATAFLMGAYRLTWDAGPDADAIPFAWFLMFVSILSAATAWYGIRVLRHKRRTAPHRKPLDLLFPALLFASGVGISAYGWAIHFPLLQYFPILGLFLGGTQLLYWLTVPAKKSHWAVEHIVGMLSCCISTITAFLVFGAPRLLGVDSVNLLVWFLPTIVFVPLIIGFANVYKRKFDDRRLKI, from the coding sequence GTGCAGCTTACCTTCGACATCCTTCGCGGGGTGCATATCTTTGGCGGTTTTCTTGCGCTCGCCGTATTTTGGATTCCGATCGTAACGAAGAAAGGCGGGCGCGCGCACAACCGAGCGGGGCGGATGTACGTGGTCGCGATGGGGGGCGTGTCGGCGACCGCGTTTCTAATGGGCGCGTACCGGTTGACATGGGATGCGGGTCCTGACGCGGATGCGATTCCGTTCGCTTGGTTTCTTATGTTCGTTTCCATCCTAAGCGCCGCGACGGCATGGTACGGGATCCGCGTGCTTCGTCACAAGCGGCGGACGGCCCCGCATCGGAAGCCGCTCGATTTGCTCTTCCCGGCTTTATTGTTCGCTTCCGGGGTCGGCATATCGGCTTACGGTTGGGCCATCCATTTCCCATTGCTGCAGTATTTTCCGATCCTCGGGTTGTTCTTGGGCGGTACGCAGCTGTTGTACTGGCTGACCGTGCCTGCGAAGAAATCGCATTGGGCGGTAGAGCACATCGTCGGCATGCTTTCGTGCTGCATCTCTACCATCACGGCGTTCCTGGTGTTCGGAGCCCCGAGGCTGCTCGGCGTGGATTCGGTCAACCTGCTCGTCTGGTTTTTGCCGACGATCGTGTTTGTGCCGCTCATCATCGGGTTCGCCAATGTCTATAAGAGGAAATTCGACGATAGGAGGTTGAAGATATGA
- a CDS encoding GyrI-like domain-containing protein codes for MSCEIVLRGFLAIGTKHSCPSDQNPTEIPKAIEDFKKRINEIPHRTGKGLIMHEPQESDKVPTWYVVAEVSELANTIPESMFVLNIPEQRYVTYTHNGSAVNFGNTYSLLHTWILNNGHYDHGYVVERQSDSFNILSNDYSADVYVPFKPQENS; via the coding sequence ATGTCTTGTGAAATTGTGTTGAGGGGGTTTTTGGCAATTGGAACAAAACACTCCTGTCCAAGTGATCAGAATCCCACCGAAATACCTAAAGCCATTGAAGACTTTAAAAAACGGATAAATGAAATCCCTCATCGTACGGGTAAAGGACTAATAATGCATGAACCTCAAGAATCCGATAAAGTTCCAACTTGGTATGTAGTGGCTGAAGTATCTGAATTAGCTAACACAATTCCAGAAAGTATGTTTGTTCTAAATATTCCCGAACAAAGATATGTAACTTATACCCACAATGGCTCTGCTGTTAATTTTGGTAATACATATTCTTTGTTACATACTTGGATTCTTAATAATGGTCATTATGACCACGGATACGTAGTCGAACGACAATCCGACAGTTTTAATATTTTATCGAATGATTACTCAGCAGATGTTTATGTTCCATTTAAACCTCAAGAAAATTCATAA
- a CDS encoding metal-sensing transcriptional repressor, with protein MNERTELLLRLREIEDRIRDLKNGVKNDLSCDEALIRIAAIQAALREVSGGLFEDHWRRCVVSHIRAGDADAVERFMHSVAKVLR; from the coding sequence ATGAACGAACGGACGGAGCTCCTTCTCCGGTTACGCGAGATCGAGGACCGCATCCGCGACTTGAAGAACGGCGTCAAGAACGATCTCTCCTGCGACGAGGCGCTGATTCGCATCGCGGCGATCCAGGCGGCGTTGCGCGAGGTAAGCGGAGGGCTGTTCGAAGACCACTGGCGCCGCTGCGTCGTCTCGCATATCCGAGCCGGCGATGCGGACGCCGTCGAACGATTCATGCACAGCGTCGCCAAAGTGCTAAGGTAA
- a CDS encoding effector binding domain-containing protein has translation MNLTMNFSLPEMEAAIIEHGELRLIGIPCIGLHDMSGKYHHAKDSLLGLSANMPQIVDASVQYGMWPQVPGQDLPNTHAYILCVEVTTFEGVPEWFARMTIPAQRCVVVASKSGDFEGAGRVIEAYISEHGITVDALERDYTICERYRYDAEGFARYSLPIVSE, from the coding sequence ATGAACTTGACAATGAATTTTTCTTTGCCAGAGATGGAGGCTGCGATTATTGAGCACGGTGAGTTGAGGTTAATTGGTATTCCGTGCATTGGACTTCATGATATGAGTGGTAAGTACCATCATGCGAAAGACAGCTTGCTTGGGCTTTCCGCTAATATGCCCCAAATCGTCGACGCTTCCGTTCAGTATGGCATGTGGCCGCAGGTACCTGGACAGGATTTACCAAATACACATGCATACATTTTGTGCGTAGAAGTCACCACTTTTGAAGGTGTACCGGAATGGTTTGCTCGCATGACCATTCCAGCGCAACGCTGCGTTGTTGTCGCGAGTAAAAGCGGGGATTTTGAAGGTGCTGGACGAGTAATTGAAGCATATATTTCGGAGCATGGTATAACAGTAGATGCTCTAGAACGTGACTATACAATATGCGAACGATACCGTTATGATGCCGAAGGGTTCGCGCGATATTCTTTACCGATAGTTTCCGAATAA
- a CDS encoding VOC family protein: MSKTVAKGINAVYLPVTSPLRSSEWYVNYLGLSLLMPVNADSTQAQLGFSNGQTIFLIRTKHQQNANYLEVGGTEQCPITIEVEEFDHVFRTLQSKGLKLDPIEDNGDCGKNFYLYDPDGNKIDMWSGWPSDTSAPSSIIGTGV, from the coding sequence ATGTCCAAAACAGTAGCCAAGGGAATCAATGCAGTCTATTTACCAGTGACTAGTCCATTAAGGTCATCGGAATGGTACGTCAATTACTTAGGTTTAAGCCTGTTAATGCCAGTAAATGCGGATTCCACGCAAGCACAACTGGGGTTCTCAAATGGGCAAACGATCTTTCTCATTCGGACTAAACACCAACAAAATGCAAACTACCTGGAGGTAGGAGGTACAGAGCAATGTCCGATAACAATCGAGGTGGAGGAATTCGATCACGTATTTCGGACTCTTCAGTCAAAAGGATTAAAGCTTGACCCAATCGAGGATAACGGTGATTGTGGAAAAAACTTTTATCTTTATGATCCAGATGGTAATAAAATCGACATGTGGAGTGGCTGGCCGTCTGATACCTCAGCTCCATCATCAATTATAGGCACCGGAGTTTGA